The Amblyomma americanum isolate KBUSLIRL-KWMA chromosome 3, ASM5285725v1, whole genome shotgun sequence genome window below encodes:
- the tn gene encoding tripartite motif containing protein thin isoform X2, whose translation MSSAWSQLDQLLTCAICLDRYRNPKLLPCQHSFCADPCLEGLQDYARRQIKCPECRAEHRIPYNGVQTFPTNVTLMRFLELHRDITGEEPEPPPSSMERCHVCSEKSYVTRCSHCEKKICETCKEAHLDIMRREISRICNQVRRCLNRLNDHLAQNNKNQDKLSHNCALVKEELDDLINRYVKDLQLVHSKLKNEIDVYLQQELKQLSALSEDVETEVNNITSNCDVVEKYVNEDTEWTDLELVEYKEIFSKTLEFLRNFDPDTSDFTRRVKLQIHTDPDALHRTLANLGELKFNIPVSHSSSNLNIPQLNLGSPAGGTANALMRSQSDHRLAVQFQKKQDATRSMLDIGQRYGGHLSDSDRDGSFEGPSMYTRNRGRDTSENSILRRYGPDRGRDSENADSRLSNRYGSRFEDRPWREEGTGGHHAFRSRYARELMDEDSEGLSSLTRNVRFEEPPPPREKVFDTDDATRGPLSGVVKLSDSAKFMERLHENQIKQKQKQAEKERLENEPPPPAAPVPPPRRPPSRQLSEDEVDKQKKAANQAAASTSSTATSPPPPLDSRPSQVRRLAAKDDVSSRATPPDSPRTPSTPRQGSIESTPAQSRRSSTASEDTTTATSTSDSLRSRQRRTIEEEPQRRELSSAPKPSTPARSTRAPLAKAVSLDHDDRRRPTDDKKKDEMTRAGSVGSPSPAAHQSSFFSRLRPQQAQIGEEEDTESEASTEEEETSDEEEDEEEDEEDEEEEETAQPERPKTPTRKTSATQAPKKEEEMTSSVSALLNRSAQARRGSQDVRSSTPTSGRHSQYARDKEEESASSRYRSWRDTPSSSVDDPTAVSSRYGTSFLASRRRTVDEEPREENSGAGSRLLSRSRSSALMDQQDPRTERRKSQQENAAATARSTATSSPTSSSAAALRRSRLTRSKSSNEMLPGEGDSGDEGALTSPSYRSRYSQPESSPSSSSALSRSKSSHAVKDTSPDAGDYGSSTTGPGGSSSWAQYLRNKYGSRGGSGPGASTGGYGPKSVSRSRSSHAVYNRSGSDDNSSEDEDVPARGRGLDGNASRHDGHSRLARAELSPAASRGQGVSLSDRTTRSWLPTAATIGSRVTTGTLEAGCIGRGRVPPSPLKRWQRSA comes from the exons ATGTCTTCAGCGTGGAGCCAGCTAGACCAGCTGCTCACGTGCGCCATCTGTCTGGACCGATACCGGAATCCCAAGCTGCTGCCATGCCAGCACTCGTTCTGCGCCGACCCTTGCCTGGAAGGGCTGCAGGACTACGCGAGGCGGCAAATCAAATGCCCCGAGTGCCGAGCCGAGCACCGGATCCCGTACAATGGCGTCCAGACGTTCCCCACCAACGTGACGCTGATGCGGTTCCTCGAGCTGCACCGCGACATCACGGGAGAGGAGCCGGAGCCGCCGCCTTCGTCTATGGAACGCTGTCACGTGTGCAGCGAGAAGAGCTACGTGACCCGCTGTTCCCACTGCGAGAAGAAGATCTGCGAGACCTGCAAGGAGGCGCACCTGGACATCATGCGACGGGAGATCAGCCGCATCTGCAACCAGGTGCGCAGGTGTCTCAACCGGCTCAACGATCATCTCGCGCAGAACAACAAGAACCAGGACAAGCTCTCCCACAACTGTGCGCTCGTTAAAGAGGAGCTCGATGACCTCATTAACCGCTACGTCAAGGACCTGCAGTTGGTGCACAGCAAACTGAAGAACGAGATAGACGTGTACCTGCAGCAGGAACTCAAGCAGCTCTCGGCGCTTTCCGAAGACGTCGAAACGGAAGTGAACAACATCACGTCCAACTGTGACGTCGTGGAGAAGTACGTCAACGAGGATACGGAGTGGACCGACTTGGAGCTCGTGGAATACAAGGAGATCTTCTCGAAGACTCTCGAGTTTCTTAGGAACTTCGATCCGGACACGTCCGATTTTACCAGAAGGGTTAAGCTGCAGATTCACACCGACCCTGACGCACTGCACCGCACGTTGGCCAACCTCGGAGAGCTCAAGTTCAACATCCCAGTTTCGCATTCGTCTTCGAATCTTAATATCCCTCAATTAAACCTCGGATCTCCCGCAGGCGGCACGGCTAACGCGCTGATGCGCAGCCAGAGTGACCATCGCCTCGCTGTACAGTTCCAGAAAAAGCAAGATGCTACGCGGTCTATGCTGGACATTGGTCAGCGATACGGCGGCCATCTCAGTGACTCCGACCGAGATGGCAGCTTCGAAGGTCCTTCGATGTACACTAGAAACCGCGGTAGGGACACTAGCGAAAATTCTATTCTCCGTAGGTACGGGCCGGACCGTGGCAGGGACAGCGAGAATGCCGACAGCCGACTCTCGAACCGCTACGGGAGTCGGTTTGAGGACCGACCCTGGCGCGAAGAGGGAACGGGAGGACACCACGCTTTCAGATCTCGTTATGCTCGTGAACTGATGGACGAAGATTCCGAAGGGCTTAGCAGCCTCACGCGGAACGTCCGATTTGAAGAACCGCCGCCACCGCGGGAAAAGGTGTTCGACACCGACGACGCCACTCGTGGCCCGCTCAGTGGCGTCGTGAAACTGAGCGACTCGGCAAAATTTATGGAGCGCCTTCACGAAAACCAGATCAAGCAGAAACAGAAGCAAGCCGAGAAAGAAAGACTTGAGAACGAGCCACCTCCTCCGGCGGCTCCCGTACCACCGCCGAGGAGGCCGCCTTCGCGGCAACTCAGCGAAGACGAGGTCGATAAGCAGAAGAAGGCGGCCAACCAGGCCGCAGCGTCCACGTCGTCTACCGCCACATCGCCTCCGCCACCCCTGGACTCGAGACCATCGCAGGTTCGGCGACTCGCGGCCAAGGACGACGTCTCGTCACGAGCGACCCCTCCGGACTCTCCGCGGACGCCGTCCACGCCTCGCCAAGGTTCCATCGAGAGCACGCCGGCACAGTCCAGGAGGAGCTCTACAGCGTCTGAAGACACGACGACCGCGACCTCAACCAGCGACTCGTTGCGGTCGCGGCAACGCCGCACCATCGAGGAGGAGCCGCAGCGGCGGGAACTGTCCTCGGCGCCCAAGCCTTCGACACCTGCCAG GTCCACACGCGCGCCGCTGGCCAAGGCCGTATCTCTAGACCACGACGATCGCCGCCGACCGACGGATGACAAGAAGAAGGACGAGATGACCAGGGCGGGCTCAGTGGGGAGCCCGtctcctgccgcccaccagtcgTCGTTCTTCAGCCGCCTGAGGCCACAGCAGGCGCAGATAGGCGAAGAGGAGGACACCGAGTCCGAGGCGTCCACCGAGGAAGAGGAGACCTCAGACGAGGAGGAGgacgaagaggaagacgaagaggatgaggaggaggaagagacgGCCCAGCCCGAGAGGCCCAAGACGCCCACCCGCAAGACCTCCGCGACGCAGGCGCCCAAGAAGGAAGAAGAGATGACCTCGTCCGTGTCGGCGCTCCTCAACAGGAGCGCGCAGGCTCGGCGGGGCAGCCAAGACGTGCGCTCCTCGACGCCCACGTCGGGCCGCCACTCGCAGTACGCCAGGGACAAGGAGGAAGAGAGCGCAAGCAGCCGCTACCGGTCATGGAGGGACACGCCTTCGTCGTCGGTAGATGACCCCACCGCGGTGTCTTCTCGGTACGGCACCTCCTTTCTTGCTAGCAGGAGGCGCACCGTCGACGAAGAACCACGGGAAGAAAACAGCGGCGCTGGAAGCCGGCTGCTCAGCCGAAGCAGGAGTTCAGCGCTCATGGACCAGCAGGACCCGAGGACGGAGCGGCGCAAGAGCCAACAGGAGAACGCCGCAGCGACGGCGCGGTCAACTGCAACCTCCAGCCCGACGTCTTCATCGGCGGCAGCGCTGCGTAGGAGCCGCTTGACGCGGAGCAAAAGCTCCAACGAGATGCTGCCCGGGGAAGGCGACAGCGGTGACGAGGGCGCCCTGACATCGCCATCGTACAGGAGTCGCTACAGCCAGCCGGAAAGCAGTCCCTCCAGCAGCAGCGCCCTGTCCCGTTCCAAAAGCAGCCACGCTGTCAAGGACACCTCTCCGGACGCGGGCGACTACGGGAGTTCTACCACGGGTCCCGGGGGCTCTTCGAGCTGGGCTCAGTACCTGCGCAACAAGTATGGTTCTCGGGGAGGCAGCGGGCCCGGCGCCTCTACGGGGGGTTACGGGCCCAAGAGCGTGTCCAGGTCCCGGAGTTCGCACGCGGTCTACAACCGCAGCGGCAGCGACGACAACAGCTCCGAGGACGAGGATGTTCCAGCCAGGGGCCGCGGCCTGGACGGCAACGCGTCGCGCCATGATGGACA CTCAAGATTGGCACGCGCGGAACTGAGCCCGGCTGCTTCACGTGGCCAAGGGGTGTCGCTGTCGGACCGGACAACTCGATCGTGGTTGCCGACAGCAGCAACCATCGGGTCCAG AGTCACCACCGGCACACTTGAAGCGGGCTGCATCGGGCGCGGCCGAGTCCCCCCCTCTCCCCTGAAGCGCTGGCAGCGATCAGCTTAA
- the tn gene encoding tripartite motif containing protein thin isoform X3, which yields MSSAWSQLDQLLTCAICLDRYRNPKLLPCQHSFCADPCLEGLQDYARRQIKCPECRAEHRIPYNGVQTFPTNVTLMRFLELHRDITGEEPEPPPSSMERCHVCSEKSYVTRCSHCEKKICETCKEAHLDIMRREISRICNQVRRCLNRLNDHLAQNNKNQDKLSHNCALVKEELDDLINRYVKDLQLVHSKLKNEIDVYLQQELKQLSALSEDVETEVNNITSNCDVVEKYVNEDTEWTDLELVEYKEIFSKTLEFLRNFDPDTSDFTRRVKLQIHTDPDALHRTLANLGELKFNIPVSHSSSNLNIPQLNLGSPAGGTANALMRSQSDHRLAVQFQKKQDATRSMLDIGQRYGGHLSDSDRDGSFEGPSMYTRNRGRDTSENSILRRYGPDRGRDSENADSRLSNRYGSRFEDRPWREEGTGGHHAFRSRYARELMDEDSEGLSSLTRNVRFEEPPPPREKVFDTDDATRGPLSGVVKLSDSAKFMERLHENQIKQKQKQAEKERLENEPPPPAAPVPPPRRPPSRQLSEDEVDKQKKAANQAAASTSSTATSPPPPLDSRPSQVRRLAAKDDVSSRATPPDSPRTPSTPRQGSIESTPAQSRRSSTASEDTTTATSTSDSLRSRQRRTIEEEPQRRELSSAPKPSTPARSTRAPLAKAVSLDHDDRRRPTDDKKKDEMTRAGSVGSPSPAAHQSSFFSRLRPQQAQIGEEEDTESEASTEEEETSDEEEDEEEDEEDEEEEETAQPERPKTPTRKTSATQAPKKEEEMTSSVSALLNRSAQARRGSQDVRSSTPTSGRHSQYARDKEEESASSRYRSWRDTPSSSVDDPTAVSSRYGTSFLASRRRTVDEEPREENSGAGSRLLSRSRSSALMDQQDPRTERRKSQQENAAATARSTATSSPTSSSAAALRRSRLTRSKSSNEMLPGEGDSGDEGALTSPSYRSRYSQPESSPSSSSALSRSKSSHAVKDTSPDAGDYGSSTTGPGGSSSWAQYLRNKYGSRGGSGPGASTGGYGPKSVSRSRSSHAVYNRSGSDDNSSEDEDVPARGRGLDGNASRHDGQYGGYGFPRSMYLQKRRMQLKIGTRGTEPGCFTWPRGVAVGPDNSIVVADSSNHRVQSHHRHT from the exons ATGTCTTCAGCGTGGAGCCAGCTAGACCAGCTGCTCACGTGCGCCATCTGTCTGGACCGATACCGGAATCCCAAGCTGCTGCCATGCCAGCACTCGTTCTGCGCCGACCCTTGCCTGGAAGGGCTGCAGGACTACGCGAGGCGGCAAATCAAATGCCCCGAGTGCCGAGCCGAGCACCGGATCCCGTACAATGGCGTCCAGACGTTCCCCACCAACGTGACGCTGATGCGGTTCCTCGAGCTGCACCGCGACATCACGGGAGAGGAGCCGGAGCCGCCGCCTTCGTCTATGGAACGCTGTCACGTGTGCAGCGAGAAGAGCTACGTGACCCGCTGTTCCCACTGCGAGAAGAAGATCTGCGAGACCTGCAAGGAGGCGCACCTGGACATCATGCGACGGGAGATCAGCCGCATCTGCAACCAGGTGCGCAGGTGTCTCAACCGGCTCAACGATCATCTCGCGCAGAACAACAAGAACCAGGACAAGCTCTCCCACAACTGTGCGCTCGTTAAAGAGGAGCTCGATGACCTCATTAACCGCTACGTCAAGGACCTGCAGTTGGTGCACAGCAAACTGAAGAACGAGATAGACGTGTACCTGCAGCAGGAACTCAAGCAGCTCTCGGCGCTTTCCGAAGACGTCGAAACGGAAGTGAACAACATCACGTCCAACTGTGACGTCGTGGAGAAGTACGTCAACGAGGATACGGAGTGGACCGACTTGGAGCTCGTGGAATACAAGGAGATCTTCTCGAAGACTCTCGAGTTTCTTAGGAACTTCGATCCGGACACGTCCGATTTTACCAGAAGGGTTAAGCTGCAGATTCACACCGACCCTGACGCACTGCACCGCACGTTGGCCAACCTCGGAGAGCTCAAGTTCAACATCCCAGTTTCGCATTCGTCTTCGAATCTTAATATCCCTCAATTAAACCTCGGATCTCCCGCAGGCGGCACGGCTAACGCGCTGATGCGCAGCCAGAGTGACCATCGCCTCGCTGTACAGTTCCAGAAAAAGCAAGATGCTACGCGGTCTATGCTGGACATTGGTCAGCGATACGGCGGCCATCTCAGTGACTCCGACCGAGATGGCAGCTTCGAAGGTCCTTCGATGTACACTAGAAACCGCGGTAGGGACACTAGCGAAAATTCTATTCTCCGTAGGTACGGGCCGGACCGTGGCAGGGACAGCGAGAATGCCGACAGCCGACTCTCGAACCGCTACGGGAGTCGGTTTGAGGACCGACCCTGGCGCGAAGAGGGAACGGGAGGACACCACGCTTTCAGATCTCGTTATGCTCGTGAACTGATGGACGAAGATTCCGAAGGGCTTAGCAGCCTCACGCGGAACGTCCGATTTGAAGAACCGCCGCCACCGCGGGAAAAGGTGTTCGACACCGACGACGCCACTCGTGGCCCGCTCAGTGGCGTCGTGAAACTGAGCGACTCGGCAAAATTTATGGAGCGCCTTCACGAAAACCAGATCAAGCAGAAACAGAAGCAAGCCGAGAAAGAAAGACTTGAGAACGAGCCACCTCCTCCGGCGGCTCCCGTACCACCGCCGAGGAGGCCGCCTTCGCGGCAACTCAGCGAAGACGAGGTCGATAAGCAGAAGAAGGCGGCCAACCAGGCCGCAGCGTCCACGTCGTCTACCGCCACATCGCCTCCGCCACCCCTGGACTCGAGACCATCGCAGGTTCGGCGACTCGCGGCCAAGGACGACGTCTCGTCACGAGCGACCCCTCCGGACTCTCCGCGGACGCCGTCCACGCCTCGCCAAGGTTCCATCGAGAGCACGCCGGCACAGTCCAGGAGGAGCTCTACAGCGTCTGAAGACACGACGACCGCGACCTCAACCAGCGACTCGTTGCGGTCGCGGCAACGCCGCACCATCGAGGAGGAGCCGCAGCGGCGGGAACTGTCCTCGGCGCCCAAGCCTTCGACACCTGCCAG GTCCACACGCGCGCCGCTGGCCAAGGCCGTATCTCTAGACCACGACGATCGCCGCCGACCGACGGATGACAAGAAGAAGGACGAGATGACCAGGGCGGGCTCAGTGGGGAGCCCGtctcctgccgcccaccagtcgTCGTTCTTCAGCCGCCTGAGGCCACAGCAGGCGCAGATAGGCGAAGAGGAGGACACCGAGTCCGAGGCGTCCACCGAGGAAGAGGAGACCTCAGACGAGGAGGAGgacgaagaggaagacgaagaggatgaggaggaggaagagacgGCCCAGCCCGAGAGGCCCAAGACGCCCACCCGCAAGACCTCCGCGACGCAGGCGCCCAAGAAGGAAGAAGAGATGACCTCGTCCGTGTCGGCGCTCCTCAACAGGAGCGCGCAGGCTCGGCGGGGCAGCCAAGACGTGCGCTCCTCGACGCCCACGTCGGGCCGCCACTCGCAGTACGCCAGGGACAAGGAGGAAGAGAGCGCAAGCAGCCGCTACCGGTCATGGAGGGACACGCCTTCGTCGTCGGTAGATGACCCCACCGCGGTGTCTTCTCGGTACGGCACCTCCTTTCTTGCTAGCAGGAGGCGCACCGTCGACGAAGAACCACGGGAAGAAAACAGCGGCGCTGGAAGCCGGCTGCTCAGCCGAAGCAGGAGTTCAGCGCTCATGGACCAGCAGGACCCGAGGACGGAGCGGCGCAAGAGCCAACAGGAGAACGCCGCAGCGACGGCGCGGTCAACTGCAACCTCCAGCCCGACGTCTTCATCGGCGGCAGCGCTGCGTAGGAGCCGCTTGACGCGGAGCAAAAGCTCCAACGAGATGCTGCCCGGGGAAGGCGACAGCGGTGACGAGGGCGCCCTGACATCGCCATCGTACAGGAGTCGCTACAGCCAGCCGGAAAGCAGTCCCTCCAGCAGCAGCGCCCTGTCCCGTTCCAAAAGCAGCCACGCTGTCAAGGACACCTCTCCGGACGCGGGCGACTACGGGAGTTCTACCACGGGTCCCGGGGGCTCTTCGAGCTGGGCTCAGTACCTGCGCAACAAGTATGGTTCTCGGGGAGGCAGCGGGCCCGGCGCCTCTACGGGGGGTTACGGGCCCAAGAGCGTGTCCAGGTCCCGGAGTTCGCACGCGGTCTACAACCGCAGCGGCAGCGACGACAACAGCTCCGAGGACGAGGATGTTCCAGCCAGGGGCCGCGGCCTGGACGGCAACGCGTCGCGCCATGATGGACAGTACGGAGGCTACGGCTTCCCGCGCAGCATGTATCTTCAAAAGCGCCGTATGCAGCTCAAGATTGGCACGCGCGGAACTGAGCCCGGCTGCTTCACGTGGCCAAGGGGTGTCGCTGTCGGACCGGACAACTCGATCGTGGTTGCCGACAGCAGCAACCATCGGGTCCAG AGTCACCACCGGCACACTTGA
- the tn gene encoding tripartite motif containing protein thin isoform X1 has product MSSAWSQLDQLLTCAICLDRYRNPKLLPCQHSFCADPCLEGLQDYARRQIKCPECRAEHRIPYNGVQTFPTNVTLMRFLELHRDITGEEPEPPPSSMERCHVCSEKSYVTRCSHCEKKICETCKEAHLDIMRREISRICNQVRRCLNRLNDHLAQNNKNQDKLSHNCALVKEELDDLINRYVKDLQLVHSKLKNEIDVYLQQELKQLSALSEDVETEVNNITSNCDVVEKYVNEDTEWTDLELVEYKEIFSKTLEFLRNFDPDTSDFTRRVKLQIHTDPDALHRTLANLGELKFNIPVSHSSSNLNIPQLNLGSPAGGTANALMRSQSDHRLAVQFQKKQDATRSMLDIGQRYGGHLSDSDRDGSFEGPSMYTRNRGRDTSENSILRRYGPDRGRDSENADSRLSNRYGSRFEDRPWREEGTGGHHAFRSRYARELMDEDSEGLSSLTRNVRFEEPPPPREKVFDTDDATRGPLSGVVKLSDSAKFMERLHENQIKQKQKQAEKERLENEPPPPAAPVPPPRRPPSRQLSEDEVDKQKKAANQAAASTSSTATSPPPPLDSRPSQVRRLAAKDDVSSRATPPDSPRTPSTPRQGSIESTPAQSRRSSTASEDTTTATSTSDSLRSRQRRTIEEEPQRRELSSAPKPSTPARSTRAPLAKAVSLDHDDRRRPTDDKKKDEMTRAGSVGSPSPAAHQSSFFSRLRPQQAQIGEEEDTESEASTEEEETSDEEEDEEEDEEDEEEEETAQPERPKTPTRKTSATQAPKKEEEMTSSVSALLNRSAQARRGSQDVRSSTPTSGRHSQYARDKEEESASSRYRSWRDTPSSSVDDPTAVSSRYGTSFLASRRRTVDEEPREENSGAGSRLLSRSRSSALMDQQDPRTERRKSQQENAAATARSTATSSPTSSSAAALRRSRLTRSKSSNEMLPGEGDSGDEGALTSPSYRSRYSQPESSPSSSSALSRSKSSHAVKDTSPDAGDYGSSTTGPGGSSSWAQYLRNKYGSRGGSGPGASTGGYGPKSVSRSRSSHAVYNRSGSDDNSSEDEDVPARGRGLDGNASRHDGQYGGYGFPRSMYLQKRRMQLKIGTRGTEPGCFTWPRGVAVGPDNSIVVADSSNHRVQVFDASGRFQHEFGTYGSSEGEFDCLAGVAVNRIGQFIVSDRYNHRVQIFDPSGRFLRAFGCEGRVDARFNYPWGITTDSLGFIYVCDKENHRVQVFQSDGTFVGKFGSLGSRPGHLEHPHYVAVSNTNRVIVSDSNNHRIQIFDVNGRSLSTFGSEGSDEGQFKFPRGVAVDDQGYIMVGDSGNNRIQIFQPDGSFLRAFGQWGSGDGEFKGLEGIAVMPSGNIVVCDRENHRIQVF; this is encoded by the exons ATGTCTTCAGCGTGGAGCCAGCTAGACCAGCTGCTCACGTGCGCCATCTGTCTGGACCGATACCGGAATCCCAAGCTGCTGCCATGCCAGCACTCGTTCTGCGCCGACCCTTGCCTGGAAGGGCTGCAGGACTACGCGAGGCGGCAAATCAAATGCCCCGAGTGCCGAGCCGAGCACCGGATCCCGTACAATGGCGTCCAGACGTTCCCCACCAACGTGACGCTGATGCGGTTCCTCGAGCTGCACCGCGACATCACGGGAGAGGAGCCGGAGCCGCCGCCTTCGTCTATGGAACGCTGTCACGTGTGCAGCGAGAAGAGCTACGTGACCCGCTGTTCCCACTGCGAGAAGAAGATCTGCGAGACCTGCAAGGAGGCGCACCTGGACATCATGCGACGGGAGATCAGCCGCATCTGCAACCAGGTGCGCAGGTGTCTCAACCGGCTCAACGATCATCTCGCGCAGAACAACAAGAACCAGGACAAGCTCTCCCACAACTGTGCGCTCGTTAAAGAGGAGCTCGATGACCTCATTAACCGCTACGTCAAGGACCTGCAGTTGGTGCACAGCAAACTGAAGAACGAGATAGACGTGTACCTGCAGCAGGAACTCAAGCAGCTCTCGGCGCTTTCCGAAGACGTCGAAACGGAAGTGAACAACATCACGTCCAACTGTGACGTCGTGGAGAAGTACGTCAACGAGGATACGGAGTGGACCGACTTGGAGCTCGTGGAATACAAGGAGATCTTCTCGAAGACTCTCGAGTTTCTTAGGAACTTCGATCCGGACACGTCCGATTTTACCAGAAGGGTTAAGCTGCAGATTCACACCGACCCTGACGCACTGCACCGCACGTTGGCCAACCTCGGAGAGCTCAAGTTCAACATCCCAGTTTCGCATTCGTCTTCGAATCTTAATATCCCTCAATTAAACCTCGGATCTCCCGCAGGCGGCACGGCTAACGCGCTGATGCGCAGCCAGAGTGACCATCGCCTCGCTGTACAGTTCCAGAAAAAGCAAGATGCTACGCGGTCTATGCTGGACATTGGTCAGCGATACGGCGGCCATCTCAGTGACTCCGACCGAGATGGCAGCTTCGAAGGTCCTTCGATGTACACTAGAAACCGCGGTAGGGACACTAGCGAAAATTCTATTCTCCGTAGGTACGGGCCGGACCGTGGCAGGGACAGCGAGAATGCCGACAGCCGACTCTCGAACCGCTACGGGAGTCGGTTTGAGGACCGACCCTGGCGCGAAGAGGGAACGGGAGGACACCACGCTTTCAGATCTCGTTATGCTCGTGAACTGATGGACGAAGATTCCGAAGGGCTTAGCAGCCTCACGCGGAACGTCCGATTTGAAGAACCGCCGCCACCGCGGGAAAAGGTGTTCGACACCGACGACGCCACTCGTGGCCCGCTCAGTGGCGTCGTGAAACTGAGCGACTCGGCAAAATTTATGGAGCGCCTTCACGAAAACCAGATCAAGCAGAAACAGAAGCAAGCCGAGAAAGAAAGACTTGAGAACGAGCCACCTCCTCCGGCGGCTCCCGTACCACCGCCGAGGAGGCCGCCTTCGCGGCAACTCAGCGAAGACGAGGTCGATAAGCAGAAGAAGGCGGCCAACCAGGCCGCAGCGTCCACGTCGTCTACCGCCACATCGCCTCCGCCACCCCTGGACTCGAGACCATCGCAGGTTCGGCGACTCGCGGCCAAGGACGACGTCTCGTCACGAGCGACCCCTCCGGACTCTCCGCGGACGCCGTCCACGCCTCGCCAAGGTTCCATCGAGAGCACGCCGGCACAGTCCAGGAGGAGCTCTACAGCGTCTGAAGACACGACGACCGCGACCTCAACCAGCGACTCGTTGCGGTCGCGGCAACGCCGCACCATCGAGGAGGAGCCGCAGCGGCGGGAACTGTCCTCGGCGCCCAAGCCTTCGACACCTGCCAG GTCCACACGCGCGCCGCTGGCCAAGGCCGTATCTCTAGACCACGACGATCGCCGCCGACCGACGGATGACAAGAAGAAGGACGAGATGACCAGGGCGGGCTCAGTGGGGAGCCCGtctcctgccgcccaccagtcgTCGTTCTTCAGCCGCCTGAGGCCACAGCAGGCGCAGATAGGCGAAGAGGAGGACACCGAGTCCGAGGCGTCCACCGAGGAAGAGGAGACCTCAGACGAGGAGGAGgacgaagaggaagacgaagaggatgaggaggaggaagagacgGCCCAGCCCGAGAGGCCCAAGACGCCCACCCGCAAGACCTCCGCGACGCAGGCGCCCAAGAAGGAAGAAGAGATGACCTCGTCCGTGTCGGCGCTCCTCAACAGGAGCGCGCAGGCTCGGCGGGGCAGCCAAGACGTGCGCTCCTCGACGCCCACGTCGGGCCGCCACTCGCAGTACGCCAGGGACAAGGAGGAAGAGAGCGCAAGCAGCCGCTACCGGTCATGGAGGGACACGCCTTCGTCGTCGGTAGATGACCCCACCGCGGTGTCTTCTCGGTACGGCACCTCCTTTCTTGCTAGCAGGAGGCGCACCGTCGACGAAGAACCACGGGAAGAAAACAGCGGCGCTGGAAGCCGGCTGCTCAGCCGAAGCAGGAGTTCAGCGCTCATGGACCAGCAGGACCCGAGGACGGAGCGGCGCAAGAGCCAACAGGAGAACGCCGCAGCGACGGCGCGGTCAACTGCAACCTCCAGCCCGACGTCTTCATCGGCGGCAGCGCTGCGTAGGAGCCGCTTGACGCGGAGCAAAAGCTCCAACGAGATGCTGCCCGGGGAAGGCGACAGCGGTGACGAGGGCGCCCTGACATCGCCATCGTACAGGAGTCGCTACAGCCAGCCGGAAAGCAGTCCCTCCAGCAGCAGCGCCCTGTCCCGTTCCAAAAGCAGCCACGCTGTCAAGGACACCTCTCCGGACGCGGGCGACTACGGGAGTTCTACCACGGGTCCCGGGGGCTCTTCGAGCTGGGCTCAGTACCTGCGCAACAAGTATGGTTCTCGGGGAGGCAGCGGGCCCGGCGCCTCTACGGGGGGTTACGGGCCCAAGAGCGTGTCCAGGTCCCGGAGTTCGCACGCGGTCTACAACCGCAGCGGCAGCGACGACAACAGCTCCGAGGACGAGGATGTTCCAGCCAGGGGCCGCGGCCTGGACGGCAACGCGTCGCGCCATGATGGACAGTACGGAGGCTACGGCTTCCCGCGCAGCATGTATCTTCAAAAGCGCCGTATGCAGCTCAAGATTGGCACGCGCGGAACTGAGCCCGGCTGCTTCACGTGGCCAAGGGGTGTCGCTGTCGGACCGGACAACTCGATCGTGGTTGCCGACAGCAGCAACCATCGGGTCCAG GTTTTCGACGCGTCCGGCCGGTTCCAGCACGAGTTCGGCACTTACGGCAGCTCGGAGGGCGAGTTCGACTGCCTGGCCGGCGTGGCGGTGAACCGCATCGGCCAGTTCATCGTGTCGGACCGCTACAACCACCGGGTGCAGATCTTCGACCCGTCGGGTCGCTTCCTTAGGGCCTTCGGTTGCGAGGGCCGTGTAGACGCGCGCTTCAACTACCCCTGGGGCATCACTACCGACTCGCTGGGATTCATCTACGTATGCGACAAGGAAAACCACAGGGTCCAA GTGTTCCAGTCGGACGGCACGTTCGTGGGCAAGTTCGGCTCCCTCGGTTCGAGACCGGGACACCTGGAGCACCCGCACTACGTGGCCGTGTCCAACACGAACCGCGTGATTGTGAGCGACTCCAACAACCACCGCATCCAGATATTCGACGTGAACGGGCGCAGCCTCTCCACCTTCGGCTCCGAAGGCTCGGACGAAGGCCAGTTCAAGTTCCCTCGCGGCGTGGCCGTCGACGACCAGGGCTACATCATGGTGGGCGACTCGGGCAACAACCGCATCCAGATCTTCCAGCCAGACGGCTCCTTCCTGCGCGCCTTCGGCCAGTGGGGCTCCGGCGACGGCGAGTTCAAGGGCCTCGAAGGGATCGCCGTCATGCCCAGCGGGAACATCGTCGTTTGCGACCGCGAGAACCACCGCATACAGGTCTTCTGA